The Algoriphagus sp. TR-M9 genome has a window encoding:
- a CDS encoding FecR family protein, which translates to METGNSGHIENTVNLERFDEGNEDDFVGQMPEESQQALKDRMLTGISSRIREIEKRKSKRRTYFRIAASVALILAFASSFWILAKPDEVSFQTASNETMEVNLPDGSKVILNSNSKLSYAKSEIWGFDRKVTLAGEGYFEIAKDKKEKRFTINEGTLMEVEVLGTEFNFKNQHPVHKVTLIEGSVALGYQGKSGSAKHSMVPGEMVRLDPGKHELHSKIITNPERLLAWKDRKLKLKNESLEEVLAIVKEVYDLRLESESLDQKDQLVSGSIPLTDSADEVIENIAILFNTKLDVEENLIRVL; encoded by the coding sequence ATGGAAACAGGAAATTCAGGACATATTGAAAATACTGTAAACCTAGAGAGGTTTGATGAGGGGAACGAAGATGACTTTGTAGGACAAATGCCGGAAGAATCCCAACAAGCGCTAAAAGATAGAATGCTTACAGGAATCAGCTCCCGCATCCGTGAAATAGAAAAAAGGAAAAGCAAAAGACGGACTTATTTTAGAATTGCCGCATCAGTTGCATTGATCCTTGCCTTTGCTAGCTCATTCTGGATCCTAGCCAAACCTGATGAGGTAAGTTTTCAAACTGCCTCTAATGAAACTATGGAAGTAAATCTTCCGGATGGGTCAAAAGTGATCCTAAACTCCAACTCCAAGCTTAGCTATGCTAAAAGTGAAATCTGGGGATTTGACCGGAAAGTGACCTTAGCGGGAGAGGGGTACTTTGAGATTGCAAAAGATAAGAAGGAGAAGCGCTTTACCATCAATGAGGGTACCCTCATGGAAGTAGAGGTATTGGGGACAGAATTCAATTTCAAAAACCAGCACCCTGTCCATAAAGTGACCTTAATAGAAGGAAGCGTGGCTTTAGGCTATCAAGGAAAGTCCGGTTCTGCCAAGCACAGCATGGTACCGGGAGAAATGGTGAGGCTGGATCCTGGCAAACATGAATTGCATTCGAAAATAATCACCAACCCTGAAAGGTTGCTGGCCTGGAAAGACAGAAAATTGAAACTAAAGAATGAAAGTCTGGAAGAGGTGCTTGCGATAGTGAAGGAAGTGTATGACCTGAGACTTGAGAGTGAAAGCCTAGACCAAAAAGACCAACTGGTGTCAGGCAGTATACCCCTGACTGATAGTGCTGACGAAGTCATTGAAAACATTGCCATACTCTTCAATACGAAGCTGGATGTAGAAGAAAATTTAATACGAGTATTATAA